The following proteins come from a genomic window of Verrucomicrobiota bacterium:
- a CDS encoding cobalamin-dependent protein (Presence of a B(12) (cobalamin)-binding domain implies dependence on cobalamin itself, in one of its several forms, or in some unusual lineages, dependence on a cobalamin-like analog.): MPPQPPPVNPVRLLLVNPNRYTRPPVPPVGLEYLVAPLRRAGHDPYILDLCFSPDPAEALQSVLDAVRPDAAGVTVRNVDSVLYHTNEFFLDDIAALAASVRRAGIPLIVGGSGVATMPDEVRRHLGADYAIDGPAEGALPELLSGLAAGRNALPPVLDGWRCPIAPDERHPRGELLDYAPYLAAGARFGFETQKGCTGRCIFCTEARRPVLQRSPGVVVEEIASLVEHGATELFCCDSEFNQTLPHCKAFLDALIARGLDVDWTLYMKPLPHDAGLFTLLARSGCTSVTLSVETLALYGLEPAYSEADVVSFVQSAKQAGVTVAIDLTVGLPGEPDDAPRRALDLFRRCRPKTVGVNAYLRLYPAAELAARVMADPKLRAHIDPTGRDGFLRAVHYHHLDDDALEHLIAGDPLFRVEGRERGVNYERLE; the protein is encoded by the coding sequence GTGCCGCCACAACCGCCGCCGGTGAACCCCGTGCGTCTCCTGCTCGTCAACCCGAATCGCTACACGCGGCCCCCCGTGCCGCCCGTGGGCCTGGAGTATCTCGTCGCTCCGCTGCGCCGCGCCGGCCACGATCCCTACATCCTCGACCTGTGCTTCTCGCCGGACCCGGCTGAGGCGCTCCAAAGCGTCCTTGACGCTGTCCGCCCCGACGCCGCCGGCGTCACCGTGCGCAACGTCGACTCCGTCCTCTACCACACCAACGAGTTCTTCCTCGACGACATCGCCGCCCTCGCCGCTTCGGTCAGGCGGGCCGGGATCCCGCTCATCGTCGGCGGCAGCGGCGTGGCCACCATGCCCGACGAGGTCCGCCGCCACCTCGGCGCCGACTACGCCATTGACGGCCCCGCCGAGGGCGCACTGCCCGAGTTGCTCAGCGGCCTCGCGGCCGGCAGGAACGCCTTGCCGCCCGTGCTCGACGGGTGGCGCTGCCCCATCGCCCCCGACGAGCGCCACCCGCGCGGCGAACTGCTCGACTACGCCCCCTACCTCGCCGCCGGCGCCCGTTTCGGCTTCGAGACGCAGAAGGGCTGCACGGGCCGCTGCATCTTCTGCACCGAGGCCCGCCGCCCCGTGCTCCAACGCTCGCCCGGGGTCGTTGTCGAGGAGATCGCCTCGCTCGTCGAGCACGGCGCCACCGAGCTCTTCTGCTGCGACAGCGAGTTCAACCAGACGCTGCCCCACTGCAAGGCGTTCCTCGACGCACTCATCGCCCGAGGGCTCGATGTGGACTGGACGCTCTACATGAAGCCCCTGCCGCACGACGCCGGGCTCTTCACGCTGCTTGCCCGCTCCGGCTGCACGTCGGTCACCCTCTCCGTCGAGACGCTGGCCCTTTACGGACTGGAGCCCGCGTACAGCGAAGCCGACGTCGTCTCCTTCGTCCAGTCCGCGAAGCAGGCCGGCGTCACCGTCGCCATAGACCTGACTGTCGGCCTGCCGGGCGAGCCGGACGATGCCCCGCGCCGCGCTCTCGATCTATTCCGCCGATGCCGCCCGAAGACCGTGGGCGTCAACGCCTACCTCCGCCTCTACCCCGCCGCCGAGCTCGCCGCCCGCGTCATGGCCGACCCCAAGCTCCGCGCGCACATCGACCCGACCGGTCGCGACGGCTTCCTGCGTGCCGTCCATTACCACCACCTCGACGACGACGCCCTTGAGCATCTCATCGCCGGCGACCCCCTCTTCCGCGTCGAAGGCCGCGAGCGCGGCGTCAACTACGAGCGCCTGGAATGA
- a CDS encoding EutN/CcmL family microcompartment protein, giving the protein MYLGRVIGRLVARAKVPPIEGIKLLLVQPLDHQQRDAGRPLVACDIVQAGPGDLVFYETGREAALALPEPFNPADATITGIVDQIDVE; this is encoded by the coding sequence ATGTACTTGGGCCGGGTCATAGGACGTCTCGTGGCACGCGCGAAGGTGCCGCCCATCGAGGGCATTAAGCTGCTCCTCGTGCAGCCCCTCGATCATCAGCAACGCGATGCCGGCCGGCCACTGGTCGCCTGCGACATCGTCCAGGCCGGCCCCGGCGACTTGGTGTTCTACGAGACCGGCCGGGAGGCGGCGCTCGCGCTTCCCGAGCCGTTCAACCCCGCCGACGCCACCATCACCGGCATCGTTGACCAGATCGACGTCGAGTAG